A section of the Amycolatopsis sp. AA4 genome encodes:
- a CDS encoding decarboxylase, translated as MIGLLYPTRDCAEDDFTALAGCLDARPGVEFAYVPWARRAVEREDVQTAVRELSEPDRLVRTAAKFTTSPRVVSWACTSCSFLDGLAVAKTQTDALTDALGVPASSTSLAFLAAAHRLGLQRIALASVYAPDLTDAFSAFLAEEDVATVHAVSADAGSDRDLASWDSDRIRALIDSAASSDAQAVLLPETALHTAPLLAELEQRAGKPVLTATQVTLWHCLTLLGRPAAGPGLGTLLAHPH; from the coding sequence ATGATCGGTCTGCTGTACCCCACTCGCGATTGCGCCGAGGACGACTTCACCGCCCTGGCCGGATGCCTCGACGCCCGGCCGGGCGTGGAGTTCGCCTACGTGCCCTGGGCGCGGCGCGCGGTCGAGCGGGAGGACGTCCAGACCGCGGTGCGCGAGCTGAGCGAGCCGGACCGGCTGGTCCGGACGGCGGCGAAGTTCACGACGTCCCCGCGCGTGGTCAGCTGGGCGTGCACGAGCTGCAGTTTCCTCGACGGCCTCGCCGTGGCCAAGACGCAGACCGACGCCCTGACGGACGCGCTGGGCGTCCCGGCGAGCAGCACGTCGCTGGCGTTCCTCGCCGCCGCGCACCGGCTCGGCCTCCAGCGGATCGCGCTCGCGTCGGTGTACGCGCCGGACCTCACCGACGCGTTCTCGGCGTTCCTCGCCGAGGAAGACGTCGCCACCGTGCACGCCGTCTCCGCCGACGCCGGTTCGGACCGCGACCTGGCCTCCTGGGACAGCGACCGCATCCGCGCCCTGATCGATTCCGCAGCCTCCTCGGACGCCCAGGCCGTCCTGCTCCCGGAGACCGCCCTGCACACCGCTCCCCTGCTCGCCGAACTCGAACAGCGCGCGGGCAAACCCGTGCTCACCGCGACGCAGGTGACGCTCTGGCACTGCCTCACCCTGCTCGGCCGGCCCGCCGCCGGACCCGGTCTCGGCACGCTTCTCGCCCACCCGCATTGA
- a CDS encoding NADPH:quinone reductase, giving the protein MKAVTYRQFGGPEVLTLSELAVPEPGPGEVRVRIVVSAVNPTDWKARSGSSRFGAEAQLSVPNQDGAGVVDAVGPGVDGFSEGDRVWLLLAAAHAPLSGTAQEYTVLPADRLVPLPDEVGFDEGAAFAIPALTAHRALTVAEDGPQRLAPNALAGKTILVSGGAGAVGNAAIQLARWAGATVIATVSTEDKAALARAAGAQHVVRYTEGDVAAAIRDIAPDGVDVIVEVAVGVNAPLHTAVLRPRGVVAAYGDDRGNGTVTVDFGQNVFLNSRYQFVVLYTVGFDRLRAGAEDLNAALRDGGLRLGPDHGLPVHRFPLAETARAHEASQKGVTGKVLIDVS; this is encoded by the coding sequence GTGAAAGCTGTGACCTACCGCCAGTTCGGCGGCCCGGAAGTGCTGACGTTGTCCGAACTCGCCGTGCCGGAGCCGGGGCCGGGCGAGGTGCGCGTGCGGATCGTCGTGTCCGCGGTGAACCCGACCGACTGGAAGGCGCGCTCCGGCTCCTCCCGCTTCGGTGCCGAGGCGCAGTTGTCCGTGCCCAACCAGGACGGGGCCGGCGTCGTGGACGCGGTCGGGCCCGGGGTGGACGGATTCTCCGAGGGCGACCGGGTGTGGCTGCTGCTGGCCGCCGCGCACGCGCCGTTGTCCGGGACCGCGCAGGAGTACACCGTGCTTCCGGCGGACCGGCTCGTCCCGCTCCCCGACGAGGTCGGGTTCGACGAGGGGGCCGCTTTCGCGATCCCGGCTCTCACCGCGCACCGCGCGCTCACTGTCGCGGAGGACGGACCGCAGCGGCTCGCCCCGAACGCGTTGGCTGGCAAGACCATTCTGGTCAGCGGCGGCGCGGGCGCGGTCGGGAACGCCGCGATCCAGCTGGCGCGCTGGGCCGGAGCGACCGTGATCGCCACCGTCAGCACCGAGGACAAGGCCGCGCTCGCGCGCGCCGCCGGGGCGCAGCATGTCGTGCGGTACACCGAAGGCGACGTCGCCGCGGCGATCCGGGACATCGCGCCGGACGGGGTCGACGTGATCGTGGAGGTCGCCGTCGGCGTGAACGCTCCCCTGCACACCGCGGTACTCCGCCCGCGCGGCGTCGTCGCGGCCTACGGCGACGACCGCGGAAACGGAACCGTGACTGTCGACTTTGGACAGAACGTTTTCCTCAACAGCCGCTACCAGTTCGTGGTCCTCTACACCGTCGGATTCGACCGCCTACGCGCCGGTGCGGAAGACCTGAACGCCGCTCTGCGCGACGGCGGGCTCCGGCTCGGCCCAGACCACGGCCTGCCCGTGCACCGGTTCCCCCTGGCGGAAACCGCTCGCGCGCACGAAGCGTCGCAGAAAGGCGTCACCGGGAAGGTGCTGATCGACGTCAGCTGA
- a CDS encoding GH92 family glycosyl hydrolase, producing MRYSVVAALVTAVVVGAGTAAAAAPQTPLAGDPAAYVDPLIGTGRGGTSVGEINNFPGPAAPFGMMQFSPDTDGSYAGYQYHSDKIRGFSLDHASVGCNAFGDVPILPVTGDVGAKPWDRVERFTHDNEQAEPGYYAVAFPDSGVRSELTATTRTGLAAFTFPAGQNAQVLVKGGASLAGNSAATLRITGDREVSGQATTGRFCGKPNKYTVYYDIAFDRPFTAHGTWDGKTVQPGSDQVDAPKAGAYLTFGDAGVVHAKVSMSYVDVEGAKKNMAAEVPGWDFAGVRQSTRDAWHDALGRIRVAGKDSAQLKTFYTALYHGLMHPNTFNDVDGRYIGFDNQIRTLPAGHAQYANFSDWDTYRSLAPLHGMLFPKEASDMAQSLTNDAVQGGWWPRWPMANGYTGQMTGDSSVALLSSLYAFGARDFDVKTALKYLVKGATSVDETPGAYQERRGIADYLARGYLPNNDASRGDHARVGASITLEWAIDDFAISQFAGAIGDQGVARDFAKRGQNWQHLFNPATGYLQPRGQDGRFPDGLAYQPPPPGTFGQDGFDEGNAAQYTWLVPQNTAGLVTAMGGPAAVSARLDTFFQKLNVGPNEPYMWAGNEPDFGVPWLYNHVGQPWKTQEVVRRIATTLFSATPDGEPGNDDLGAQSSWYVWAALGLYPSTPGTPDLTVHSPLFERAVLTLPGGRTLDLRAPGASATTQYVHGLTLNGHRWDRTSVPQDLARNGGRLDFALSAQPDRNWAANTQPPSYRDGEEPFVGSAANQVTVEPGGSGTVAVNGQRLGVPLRSLDLATSAPAGITVSGPRSVWLDSRTGSGKTELTVTAAAGTPAGYYEVPVTLRGAGHSVSSSVIVVVAPKGSLVGAFDNAGISDDGDGGSANFDGAGNSYSRNALADAGLAPGSTGHVAGTTFVWPAAPSGRPDNAVASGQKLELGGTSAARLLFVGSATNGDHRGSATVAFADGTTATADLSFGDWVLPGGKTEPVFGNTLVARTAHRNQPGGQGIGASVYATAPLEIPAGKKIATVTLPSDPDLHVFALGLG from the coding sequence GTGCGGTACTCGGTCGTGGCAGCGTTGGTGACGGCGGTCGTCGTCGGGGCGGGGACCGCGGCGGCGGCCGCGCCGCAAACCCCGTTGGCCGGCGATCCGGCGGCGTACGTGGACCCGCTCATCGGCACCGGCCGCGGCGGGACTTCCGTCGGCGAGATCAACAACTTTCCCGGCCCGGCCGCGCCGTTCGGGATGATGCAGTTCTCGCCGGACACCGACGGGTCCTACGCCGGCTACCAGTACCACAGCGACAAGATCCGCGGGTTCAGCCTCGACCACGCGTCGGTCGGCTGCAACGCCTTCGGCGACGTCCCGATTCTGCCGGTCACCGGCGACGTCGGGGCGAAACCGTGGGACCGCGTCGAGCGGTTCACCCACGACAATGAGCAGGCCGAACCGGGTTATTACGCGGTCGCCTTTCCGGACTCGGGGGTGCGCAGCGAGCTGACGGCGACCACGCGCACGGGGCTCGCGGCGTTCACCTTCCCGGCGGGGCAGAACGCGCAGGTCCTGGTGAAGGGCGGCGCGAGCCTGGCGGGCAACTCGGCGGCCACCCTGCGGATCACCGGCGACCGGGAGGTCAGCGGGCAAGCCACGACCGGGCGTTTCTGCGGCAAGCCCAACAAGTACACCGTCTACTACGACATCGCCTTCGACCGTCCGTTCACCGCGCACGGCACCTGGGACGGCAAAACCGTCCAACCGGGCAGCGACCAGGTCGACGCGCCGAAGGCCGGGGCGTACCTGACGTTCGGCGACGCGGGCGTGGTGCACGCGAAGGTGTCGATGTCCTATGTGGACGTTGAGGGCGCGAAGAAGAACATGGCCGCCGAAGTGCCCGGCTGGGACTTCGCCGGAGTCCGCCAGAGCACGCGGGACGCCTGGCACGACGCGCTCGGCCGGATTCGCGTGGCGGGCAAGGATTCCGCGCAGCTCAAGACGTTCTACACCGCGCTCTACCACGGCCTGATGCACCCCAACACGTTCAACGACGTCGACGGCCGCTATATCGGCTTCGACAACCAGATCCGCACGCTTCCGGCCGGGCACGCGCAATATGCCAACTTCTCCGACTGGGATACCTACCGCTCGCTCGCGCCCCTGCACGGGATGCTGTTCCCGAAGGAAGCCAGCGACATGGCGCAGTCGCTGACCAACGACGCGGTCCAGGGCGGCTGGTGGCCGCGCTGGCCGATGGCCAACGGCTACACCGGGCAGATGACCGGCGACAGTTCCGTCGCGCTGCTGTCCAGTCTCTACGCTTTCGGCGCGCGCGACTTCGACGTCAAGACCGCGCTGAAGTACCTGGTCAAGGGCGCGACGTCGGTCGACGAAACGCCCGGCGCGTACCAGGAGCGCCGGGGGATCGCGGACTACCTCGCCCGCGGCTACCTGCCGAACAACGACGCTTCCCGCGGCGACCACGCGCGCGTCGGCGCCTCGATCACGCTGGAATGGGCGATCGACGATTTCGCCATCTCGCAGTTCGCGGGCGCGATCGGCGACCAAGGCGTCGCCCGCGACTTCGCGAAACGCGGCCAGAACTGGCAGCACCTGTTCAACCCGGCGACCGGCTACCTGCAGCCGCGCGGCCAGGACGGCCGCTTCCCGGACGGTCTGGCGTATCAGCCGCCCCCGCCCGGCACCTTCGGCCAGGACGGGTTCGACGAGGGCAACGCCGCGCAGTACACCTGGCTCGTGCCGCAGAACACGGCCGGGCTGGTGACCGCGATGGGCGGTCCGGCCGCGGTGTCCGCGCGACTCGACACGTTCTTCCAGAAGCTCAACGTCGGCCCGAACGAACCGTACATGTGGGCGGGCAACGAACCCGATTTCGGCGTTCCCTGGCTGTACAACCACGTCGGCCAGCCGTGGAAGACGCAGGAAGTGGTGCGCCGGATCGCGACCACCCTGTTCAGCGCGACTCCGGACGGCGAGCCCGGCAACGACGACCTCGGCGCACAGTCGTCCTGGTATGTCTGGGCCGCGCTGGGGCTGTATCCGTCGACTCCGGGCACGCCCGACCTCACCGTGCACAGCCCGCTGTTCGAGCGCGCGGTGCTGACGCTGCCCGGCGGTCGCACGCTGGACCTCCGCGCGCCGGGAGCCTCGGCGACCACGCAGTACGTCCACGGCCTGACGCTGAACGGGCACCGGTGGGATCGCACGTCGGTGCCGCAGGATCTCGCGCGCAACGGCGGTCGGCTCGACTTCGCGCTGTCCGCGCAACCGGACCGGAACTGGGCGGCGAACACGCAGCCACCGTCCTATCGGGACGGTGAGGAACCGTTCGTCGGTTCGGCGGCCAACCAGGTGACCGTCGAACCGGGCGGCTCCGGCACGGTCGCGGTGAACGGCCAGCGGCTCGGCGTGCCCCTGCGCTCGCTGGACCTCGCGACGTCGGCACCGGCCGGGATCACCGTGTCCGGTCCGCGTTCGGTGTGGCTCGACAGCCGAACCGGCAGCGGGAAAACCGAACTCACCGTCACGGCCGCGGCGGGCACTCCCGCGGGTTACTACGAAGTTCCGGTGACGTTGCGCGGAGCCGGACATTCGGTTTCTTCCTCGGTAATTGTGGTGGTCGCGCCAAAGGGAAGCCTGGTCGGCGCCTTCGACAATGCCGGAATCTCCGACGACGGCGACGGCGGTTCGGCGAATTTCGACGGCGCCGGAAACAGCTATTCGCGGAACGCACTGGCGGACGCCGGTCTCGCTCCGGGGTCGACCGGCCACGTCGCGGGCACGACGTTCGTCTGGCCCGCCGCGCCGTCGGGCCGTCCGGACAACGCGGTCGCGTCCGGACAGAAGCTTGAGTTAGGTGGAACTTCAGCCGCCCGCCTGCTTTTCGTCGGTTCGGCGACGAACGGAGACCATCGCGGGAGCGCGACGGTGGCGTTCGCCGACGGCACGACCGCGACCGCCGATCTTTCGTTCGGTGACTGGGTGTTGCCGGGCGGAAAAACCGAACCAGTGTTCGGCAATACGCTCGTGGCCCGCACCGCGCACCGGAATCAGCCCGGCGGCCAGGGAATCGGCGCCTCGGTTTACGCCACCGCGCCGCTGGAAATCCCGGCCGGAAAGAAGATCGCGACGGTGACGCTCCCGTCCGATCCGGACCTCCACGTCTTCGCCCTCGGCCTCGGCTGA
- a CDS encoding Bcr/CflA family multidrug efflux MFS transporter → MNETREAPKAGGQLKLVLVLGVLVALGPLSIDMYLPALPDITRELSTTESTIQLTLTGTVLGLGLGQLIAGPLSDAMGRRIPLVAGSLIHVLASLLCLVAPTVELLSAARVLQGLGASAGAVLALAVVRDLYTDRAAAKLLSKLILVMGVSPVLAPTLGSALLAWTHWRGVFVALAAIGLASGIAAALALPETLPPARRQPFRFRATVRSYRSLFTDRSFVGLVLVAGFAMAGLFAFVSGGSFVFQQQYGLDQQQFGLMFGASAVWLIAATQVNARLMNRFEPHQVLLFASVAAAASAAVLLVTALTGFGGMFGVAVPVWAVLFFAGLILPNAPAVALDAHGDNAGTAASLLGAVQFGVGAAVSPVVGLLGNNAAAMATVMFGGLVVSGLVLWLIARPWQGREVERDETVDLRVPVAVD, encoded by the coding sequence GTGAACGAAACACGCGAAGCGCCGAAGGCCGGCGGCCAGCTGAAGCTGGTGCTCGTGCTGGGCGTTCTGGTGGCACTGGGGCCGCTGTCCATCGACATGTATCTTCCGGCGCTGCCGGACATCACCCGCGAACTGTCGACGACGGAGTCGACGATCCAGCTCACCCTCACCGGAACGGTGCTGGGGCTCGGGCTCGGCCAGCTGATCGCCGGCCCGCTTTCGGACGCGATGGGGCGGCGGATCCCGCTCGTCGCGGGAAGTTTGATCCACGTGCTCGCGTCGCTGCTGTGCCTGGTGGCCCCGACGGTCGAGCTGCTGAGCGCGGCGCGCGTGCTGCAGGGGCTGGGCGCCTCGGCGGGCGCGGTGCTGGCGCTGGCCGTGGTGCGCGACCTCTACACCGATCGCGCCGCGGCGAAACTGCTGTCCAAGCTCATCCTCGTGATGGGCGTTTCCCCAGTGCTGGCCCCTACGCTCGGCAGCGCGCTGCTGGCGTGGACGCACTGGCGCGGGGTGTTCGTGGCGCTCGCCGCGATCGGGCTGGCGAGCGGCATCGCGGCGGCGCTCGCGCTGCCGGAGACCCTGCCGCCCGCGCGGCGGCAGCCGTTCCGGTTCCGGGCGACCGTGCGGTCCTACCGGAGCCTGTTCACCGACCGCTCGTTCGTCGGGCTGGTGCTCGTGGCCGGGTTCGCGATGGCCGGGCTGTTCGCGTTCGTCAGCGGCGGGTCGTTCGTGTTCCAGCAGCAGTACGGGCTGGACCAGCAGCAGTTCGGCCTGATGTTCGGGGCGAGCGCGGTGTGGCTGATCGCCGCGACGCAGGTCAACGCCCGGCTGATGAACCGGTTCGAACCGCACCAGGTGCTGCTTTTCGCGAGCGTCGCGGCGGCGGCCTCGGCGGCGGTGCTGCTGGTGACCGCGCTGACCGGATTCGGCGGCATGTTCGGCGTCGCGGTGCCGGTGTGGGCGGTGCTGTTCTTCGCCGGGCTGATTCTGCCGAACGCGCCCGCGGTCGCGCTCGACGCGCACGGGGACAACGCCGGGACGGCGGCGTCGCTGCTGGGTGCGGTGCAGTTCGGCGTCGGCGCGGCGGTCTCGCCGGTGGTCGGCCTGCTCGGCAACAACGCGGCCGCGATGGCCACGGTGATGTTCGGCGGACTGGTCGTGTCCGGCCTGGTGCTGTGGCTGATCGCGCGGCCGTGGCAGGGCCGGGAGGTCGAGCGGGACGAAACGGTCGACCTCCGGGTGCCGGTGGCGGTCGACTGA
- a CDS encoding VOC family protein, whose amino-acid sequence MSSHLIAVAIDCRDADALAAFWREALDYPRTERWTDNHGLTYVELKAPDRPSLLFQPVPEGKTVKNRLHLDIAPDTIEQRDEVARLVTLGAKVSEDSEEDHWIVLKDPEDNEFCVLPRRS is encoded by the coding sequence ATGAGCAGCCACCTGATCGCCGTCGCCATCGATTGCCGAGACGCCGACGCGCTCGCCGCGTTCTGGCGGGAAGCGCTGGACTATCCGCGGACCGAGCGGTGGACGGACAACCACGGACTCACCTACGTCGAACTGAAAGCGCCGGACCGGCCGTCGCTGCTGTTCCAGCCGGTGCCCGAGGGGAAGACGGTCAAGAACCGGCTGCACCTGGACATCGCGCCGGACACGATCGAACAGCGCGACGAGGTGGCCCGCCTCGTCACCCTCGGCGCGAAAGTCTCGGAAGATTCGGAAGAAGACCACTGGATCGTGCTGAAAGACCCCGAGGACAACGAATTCTGCGTGCTCCCCCGGCGGTCCTGA
- a CDS encoding cupin domain-containing protein gives MTEPATRDVEGYEVGSSVSVIREYATEPGAGPRLHRHPYRETFVIQRGRALFTIGEEQREGVAGEVLVAPANTPHKFVSLGPGPYEAVHIHENDRFVTEWLE, from the coding sequence ATGACAGAACCCGCCACCCGGGACGTCGAGGGCTACGAGGTCGGCTCCAGCGTCTCCGTCATCCGCGAATACGCCACCGAGCCCGGCGCCGGGCCGCGGCTGCACCGGCATCCCTACCGCGAAACCTTCGTCATCCAGCGCGGACGCGCGTTGTTCACCATCGGCGAGGAGCAGCGCGAAGGCGTCGCCGGGGAGGTGCTCGTCGCGCCCGCGAACACGCCGCACAAGTTCGTGTCCCTCGGTCCCGGACCGTACGAGGCCGTGCACATCCACGAGAACGACCGGTTCGTCACCGAGTGGCTGGAGTGA
- the lexA gene encoding transcriptional repressor LexA: MTAYDDVFDDLDASALPERQQHILATIRDWVGRHGYSPSTREIGEAVGLRSTSSVSKHLAALEDKGFLRRSPSVSRPIDVRAFLGDLPSRESRDSVPVPVVGDIAAGTPISAQEHVDDVMQLPRGLTGRGTVFGLRVRGDSMVDAAICDGDIVVVKQQSEAHSGQIVAAMIDEEATVKVYRRRDGHVYLEPRNPAYEVIDGDRATVLGVVVSVLRSM, from the coding sequence GTGACCGCCTACGACGACGTCTTCGACGACCTGGACGCTTCGGCCCTGCCCGAGCGGCAGCAGCACATCCTCGCCACCATCCGGGACTGGGTGGGCAGGCACGGGTATTCGCCGAGCACGCGCGAGATCGGCGAAGCGGTCGGGCTGCGGTCGACGTCCTCGGTGTCGAAGCATCTCGCCGCGCTGGAGGACAAGGGTTTCCTGCGCCGCAGCCCCAGTGTCTCGCGTCCGATCGACGTGCGCGCCTTCCTCGGCGACCTCCCCTCGCGCGAGAGCCGCGACTCCGTGCCGGTGCCGGTGGTCGGCGACATCGCGGCCGGCACGCCGATCTCCGCGCAGGAGCACGTGGACGACGTCATGCAGCTGCCGCGCGGGCTCACCGGCCGCGGCACCGTGTTCGGGCTGCGCGTGCGCGGCGATTCGATGGTCGACGCGGCGATCTGCGACGGCGACATCGTGGTGGTCAAGCAGCAGTCCGAGGCGCATTCGGGCCAGATCGTCGCCGCGATGATCGACGAGGAGGCGACGGTGAAGGTCTACCGCCGCCGCGACGGGCACGTCTACCTCGAGCCCCGCAACCCGGCTTACGAGGTGATCGACGGCGACCGGGCAACGGTGCTCGGCGTGGTCGTCTCGGTGCTCCGCAGCATGTGA
- a CDS encoding LLM class flavin-dependent oxidoreductase translates to MAGKTFRFGVVAAAQEGGGKWRETARRAEDLGYSTLLSPDNLHSPTPTASLAVAASVTTELRVGTFVSASPLRTPRAAAWEAHSLSVLTDRRFEMGIGTGIPAMREAAAELGLPYGTGPQRLAQVSDTISHLRRLDGDAHTPVMVAAGGPKSRRLAGERADIVTLAGSVLASRAETAANAAEIRAAAGGREVELAMNIFVVGEEIPPWIRGFVGHDIDTLVEHDSLALLRGGPAAMADELQRRREELGVSYFSVNGAFLEDFAPVVARLAGR, encoded by the coding sequence ATGGCGGGAAAAACATTTCGGTTCGGGGTCGTCGCGGCAGCACAGGAGGGCGGCGGGAAATGGCGCGAAACCGCCCGCCGCGCGGAGGATCTCGGATATTCGACCCTGCTGTCGCCGGACAATCTCCATTCCCCGACCCCCACCGCGTCGCTCGCCGTCGCCGCGTCGGTGACGACCGAACTGCGGGTCGGGACGTTCGTGTCCGCCAGCCCGCTGCGCACGCCGCGCGCGGCCGCGTGGGAGGCGCACAGCCTCAGCGTGCTCACCGACCGCCGGTTCGAAATGGGGATCGGCACCGGGATCCCGGCGATGCGCGAAGCCGCCGCCGAACTGGGCCTGCCGTACGGCACCGGTCCGCAGCGCCTGGCCCAGGTGTCGGACACGATCTCGCACCTGCGCCGCCTCGACGGGGACGCGCACACGCCGGTGATGGTCGCCGCGGGCGGCCCGAAAAGCCGCCGGCTGGCCGGGGAACGGGCGGACATCGTCACTCTCGCCGGCAGCGTCCTCGCGTCGCGTGCCGAGACCGCGGCGAACGCCGCCGAGATCCGCGCTGCGGCGGGCGGACGGGAGGTCGAACTGGCGATGAACATTTTCGTCGTCGGCGAGGAGATCCCGCCGTGGATCCGCGGTTTCGTCGGGCACGACATCGACACCCTCGTCGAACACGACTCCCTCGCCCTCCTGCGCGGCGGACCGGCCGCGATGGCCGACGAACTGCAGCGGCGGCGGGAGGAACTCGGGGTTTCGTACTTCAGCGTGAACGGCGCTTTCCTCGAGGACTTCGCCCCGGTGGTGGCTCGGCTCGCTGGCCGCTGA
- a CDS encoding D-alanyl-D-alanine carboxypeptidase family protein, whose translation MSGIYRVVTHVLAALFVPVAWVFARGRARHVACQWALGVRYPAENLAGLTPGTYAAFTAARTEALWRHGILLGLTSGHRDAATQADLFHAEVQRAGSPELALHLALPPAQSQHVRGVALDVRPYEGAQWLEVHGGRFGLYRVYDNEWWHFEYHPDGRPQRLPHPGFAATRAAS comes from the coding sequence GTGAGCGGAATCTACCGAGTGGTCACCCACGTGCTCGCGGCGCTTTTCGTGCCCGTCGCGTGGGTGTTCGCGCGGGGCCGGGCGCGCCACGTCGCGTGCCAGTGGGCACTGGGGGTCCGCTATCCGGCCGAAAACCTCGCCGGGCTCACGCCGGGCACGTACGCCGCGTTCACCGCGGCGCGCACGGAAGCCTTGTGGCGGCACGGAATCCTGCTCGGCCTGACGTCCGGCCACCGCGACGCGGCGACGCAGGCCGACCTGTTCCACGCCGAAGTGCAGCGCGCCGGTTCGCCCGAACTCGCCCTGCACCTCGCGCTTCCGCCCGCGCAATCGCAGCACGTGCGCGGCGTCGCGCTCGACGTGCGGCCGTACGAAGGCGCGCAGTGGCTCGAAGTCCACGGTGGACGGTTCGGCCTGTATCGCGTGTACGACAACGAATGGTGGCACTTCGAGTACCACCCGGACGGCCGTCCGCAGCGGCTGCCGCACCCCGGTTTCGCCGCGACCCGCGCCGCGAGCTGA
- a CDS encoding peptidoglycan-binding protein: MLRKLAVLTAGAAAAAAVAVAAPGVAAALPAANMEAVLLAAQIDPQRADSTQTPGAHDSVLLVEKALQAKGLLDAKYVDGYFGTTTIDAYSKYQKSLGYTGLDASGLPGKTSLEKLGSGRYTVTNVVSAGSHVTYHGVTLNTRTKAMLQAAEKLFGKEVGLTQGSYNPGGVGASAGTHDGGGAFDVSVANMSSATRTEFAKDLRKVGFAAWVRTPDQGDWGYHIHAIAVNDPDLSSGAQHQVGAYYLGQNGLANHGKDDGPAVNPKLTWEQYQRG; this comes from the coding sequence ATGCTCAGGAAACTCGCAGTGCTCACCGCAGGGGCCGCGGCGGCGGCCGCGGTCGCCGTCGCCGCTCCGGGCGTAGCCGCGGCGCTGCCCGCGGCGAACATGGAGGCCGTGCTGCTCGCGGCCCAGATCGACCCGCAGCGCGCCGACAGCACGCAGACGCCGGGCGCGCACGACAGCGTCCTGCTGGTCGAGAAGGCGCTGCAGGCGAAGGGGCTGCTGGACGCCAAGTACGTCGACGGCTACTTCGGCACCACCACGATCGACGCCTACTCGAAGTACCAGAAGTCGCTGGGCTACACCGGACTCGACGCGTCCGGACTGCCCGGCAAGACGTCGCTGGAGAAGCTCGGCTCCGGCAGGTACACGGTGACGAACGTGGTATCCGCGGGCAGCCACGTGACATACCACGGCGTCACGCTGAACACGCGCACCAAGGCGATGCTGCAGGCGGCGGAAAAGCTGTTCGGCAAGGAAGTCGGCCTCACCCAGGGTTCGTACAACCCGGGCGGCGTCGGCGCGTCGGCCGGAACGCACGACGGCGGCGGCGCGTTCGACGTTTCGGTCGCGAACATGTCCTCGGCGACCCGCACCGAATTCGCCAAGGATCTCCGGAAAGTCGGGTTCGCGGCCTGGGTGCGCACGCCGGACCAGGGCGATTGGGGCTACCACATCCACGCGATCGCGGTGAACGATCCCGACCTGTCCTCGGGCGCGCAGCACCAGGTCGGCGCCTATTACCTCGGGCAGAACGGCCTGGCCAACCACGGCAAGGACGACGGCCCCGCGGTCAACCCGAAGCTGACCTGGGAGCAATACCAGCGCGGCTGA
- a CDS encoding MarR family winged helix-turn-helix transcriptional regulator translates to MPDSRLPAPPDLGMLAGRLLFAVQRELFTALAAEGFGDLSPRHGAVLAYLGPDGARATELSRRSGRRKQVIGTMVDELATLGYVERRPDPADRRAKLVCPTERGQAMIAASTRILAAIEDRHAQRLGRNAYAEFKRVLTDVTDEQRRFAGH, encoded by the coding sequence GTGCCCGACTCCCGCCTGCCCGCGCCGCCCGACCTCGGCATGCTCGCCGGACGGCTGCTGTTCGCGGTGCAGCGGGAGCTGTTCACCGCGCTGGCCGCCGAGGGCTTCGGCGACCTGAGCCCGCGGCACGGCGCGGTGCTCGCCTACCTCGGCCCGGACGGGGCGCGCGCGACCGAGCTGTCGCGCCGGTCCGGACGGCGCAAGCAGGTCATCGGCACGATGGTCGACGAACTCGCGACGCTCGGCTACGTCGAACGCCGCCCCGACCCGGCCGACCGGCGCGCGAAACTCGTCTGCCCGACCGAACGCGGGCAGGCCATGATCGCGGCCTCGACCCGCATTCTCGCCGCGATCGAGGACCGGCACGCCCAGCGGCTGGGCCGGAACGCGTACGCGGAGTTCAAGCGCGTGCTCACCGACGTCACGGACGAACAGCGGCGCTTCGCCGGGCACTGA